The Archocentrus centrarchus isolate MPI-CPG fArcCen1 chromosome 12, fArcCen1, whole genome shotgun sequence nucleotide sequence CAGACTCCTCAAACCTGCAGACGGTACAAGAAAAACATGCTCATAATTACACtagctctattttttttttttactctttatttataaataacaaaaagtGCAATAATGTATAGCGAGataaagcaaagagaaaaagtGCCACAGCGGTAATGTGGTCTCAAGAAGAAATGTATATTATTTAAGGGAATTAATTGTTCTTTtacactttttcttttaacagaaGACTTAATTGAgagtccattaaaaaaaacaaatagaaaaaacaaTCTATTCTTCATCTATGATGTGGTATTTTGTCCAGTAGGTGAAATGTAATGACTGCATAATATAAAGTAATGCAAATAATGTAAAGgacataaatataatatatttaatagCTATGTCAATATGCAGTTCGACTTTACAAGCAGTCCACCTTACATTCATACTGTTTTCATATCCAGGAAGCTTCCTTGGCTTTGGACGACTGTCCAGCTCCACAGCAGCCAAAGCTGCAGAGAAAGGAGAAGACTCTTTTCTTAAATGGTTCCTGCTGCTTATCCCTGCCACCACTTTTGGCCTCGGTACATGGCAGGTACAACCTATTTGTTGAttgttgctgctttttaaatACACAATTCAGTTATGTCTTTGTGTTAATGTTGGATGGACTCTGGTGCTTTTATCACTGTGTAGGTGAAAAGGCGTCAGTGGAAGTTGAGGTTGATTGATGACCTGACACGACTCACTACTGCAGACCCCATTCCTCTTCCTCTGGAGTAAGTAAATGGCAGGCATGCTTCATCAGCAGGTCATTCAAAGttgttgcatttatttacacATATGCTGGCCTCTTTGTTTAAAACTTTGGCCATGCTTAAGTGCATACAACAGCACATCAAtggcagaaaataagaaaaagcacaaTAGGTACCCTTGAGTATCTATTTCATGCCATGACCTAATGTGCAGAAACACCAATTAAATAAGTTAAATAAGCCACATGTTGTGTACATATGTTAGTCATTAGGTTGCAGATttacatgtgattttttttttcaccccctTGCATCCTAGTCCTTATGAGATTAATAACTTGGAGTACAGAAGGGTCAAGGTACGTGGGCGTTATGATCACTCCCGTGAGCTGTACATTATGCCCCGCTCACCAGTCGATCCGGAGAGAGAGGCCAGAGAGGCGGGAAGACTGTCTTCAAGTGCAGAGACCGGCGCTAATGTCATCACCCCATTCCACTGCACCGACCTCGGGTAAGGAGCCAGATAAAACATCACATCACAGAAATAACTGTATAGCAATCTTGCACTTTGTCCAACACTGATTTATATGGTCTGTGTCACTGAAGCATCACAATCCTGGTGAACAGAGGATACGTGCCAAGGCAGAAAATAAGACCAGAGACCAGGATGAAGGGGCAGGTTAGTATCTCAGATGAGGAAAGACATCAGATGCTGGTTTAGCACAAATGTTTTAGACCAGGTTGTAGTGTTAAATGAGTCGTAATGCTGCCCTGAGAGTTGTTTACTGAATGAAGATGAACTTATTTTAAGTCTAACAAAGTTTGCCTCAGGCTATGTCAGAACTTAGATGACGGTCGTGACAAAGGAACAACaccctctttcagttctaaggttttacacatcaggacataataataaaaaattatctGCTCCTTAGCAActcttaaaatgaggtaaacaCAACCTCAGATAAacaacatgacatattacacaatgtcattatttatttagcaaaaactaagccaaaatgcagaagcagtgtctgaaaaactaagtacaccctcacTGCTCCCATAGGAATTACgaaggtaagtagcagccaggtgctgctaatcaaaggCATTCAATATGAAGCCCATCATCCCGCAGTGAGAAATATCATTAAcaggtggaaaacattcaagacaactgccagtcttcccaggagtggacgtcccagcaaatcaCACCAAGTTCAGACCGTGTAATGCTgagagaaactggaaaaaaacccaggagctccatctcagactctacaggcctcagttagcatgttaaatgataaagttcattttatttcttgttgACGCGAACAGCACTAAGCTGTTAGAGGAAGTTGCTCTCCCAGGTCTTTCTGGTGTGAAAAAAACTAATGTATTCAGAATTCATGTCAAATTAGGTCCAAACTTCCTTTAGTAACTATTTTAAACGTGTTATCCTTGTGAAATTGGCTCCAAGTCCTTTTAATTATCATGTTATTCCTACTAATAAACTTTTTGCATACAAATTTAAATTCACTAAAGTGGAACCAACACACCACAAGCTTCCTTCAGTCATACTGATGAATTTCCTGTTCCTTTAAAGCCTTTTCTGACTTCCTTACCAAAGTGAAATGCTCCCTTCATGCAGGTGGAGgatgaggtggaggtggtgggagtGGTCAGGCTGACAGAGATTCGTAAACCCTTTGTACCAAACAACGACGTGGAGAAAAACCGCTGGCATTACCGAGACCTGGAGGCAATGTCACAGATCACTGGAGCTGCACCCATCTTCATTGATGCTGACTTTGGTACGTTCTCATAACCAATACTTTGACTCTCATTACATACAGATTAAACCCCTCATAAACCTACAGGTCATGGTTTATCCCAGTCACTCACACTGATACTTTGTTCTTGAAAGTAATTTAAAGTATTGTGTATATGCAGGTAGCACTATTCCTGGTGGGCCAATAGGTGGACAGACCAGAGTCTCTCTGAGGAATGAACACATGCAGTACATAATAACATGGTTAGTGAGGCTTTTCTTTTGAATTGCAGATCTGTGAGAAACATctcaaaatgcatttaatagtaattacttttttcccccttcccaCAGGTATGGTTTGTGTGCAGCTACGTCCTACATGTGGTATACAAAGTTCATCAAGAAGATTTAGAATTTGAGGATTTAATGCAGTTAAATTATTCCACTTGAATACTTGAAAACCATATACTCTTAATTGTTGTGAGCCTGCTGCAGGTATTGTGTAAATAGGTTAATGTGAGAATAAAGTACCCAAGCTCTGGGATTCTTGTTTCTATTGTATGTCATGAActgatgaaaactgaaaaaaattaatcctGAACTCATGCCTGTAAAAAATTTAGTctgtaaatattaaatttaagccattttttttgtaaaattggacatttttacTTGGTAGTTTCACTGCTGGAGGCCATTCAACAAGTCATTTGGATGTAATCAGATTCAGTGAGTGAAGTATAAACTGTTTGGACTTTGTTACATCTACATTTCCATGGAACTGAAAGCCACAGTTCATTTTTCCACCCATAAATTTAGGTTTATTTAGACTCACCTAAACCATCTTAGTCATTTCTATTTTAAGGGATTATCAGTTAATTATTACTTATTATTTAATCTATGATCCAAACGAACAAAATGACATCATTCATTTTCCATGTTTACAATTCCTGCTCTCATtgtgctgaaaaaacaaaactgcaatttaacatttttagtTTGAAAATTAACAACAgcagtcttttttcttttaggacATACATTTCCTTTATTCCAAAACAATTTAACCAAGCTTGGTTGCCAGTTCCTTGGCCTTTGCCTTCTCCAGCTTAGTGATGCGTGCTGTGGATTTGGGGCCCATGATGTTACCTCCCCAGTGACGACGGATCTGGAAAACAAGTTTGCGAATGGTTAAAATTTGTACAATTTGTGAAACGTAAACACTGTCACAGTAACTGTTACTCACCTCCTCATATCTGTCATTGTAGTTGGTCTTGATGGCTTCCACGAGCTTGGCAAGTGCACCTTTGTCCTCACTAGGGAAAAACAGCCCGTCAGTACAGTACTGACACTTTACACAGAGGAccacattttcaaaactcaAAGCACACACATGCCTGTCTGACAGTTTTACTTCAGATTCCTACAAAATTTGATACCTAATCAATTAGTCAACTGCAGTAGAAGCCCCCCACCCCAAACTTCCCCAAGTATCAcgtctttttttcctcatcaaaCATGAACTACTAAGAGCACCTGGCAAACTTATCTGTTAAAACTTGaacacagttcagtttatgtgcAAACTTACGGGTTAATCTGTGTGAAGGCCAGTGAAGTGCATGTCTTTCTGTGCACCAGTCTGCCCAGTCTAGCCTTGCCCTTGATGATGCAGTAAGGGACACCCATCTTGCGGCACAGAGCAGGAAGGAAGACCACAAGCTGGAAAAGCAAGGGGACCACAGGATCAAGTATTAATATTTCAGGAAGACAATTTTTAACTGCAAAGTAATCTTGGCCAAAAAAATGTTGAGTTTATCCATGAAGCGGTACTGCTGACATTGCACTTCATAGTTAAAACTCGCTTTGTGGTCTGTGCTCAGGGTTAAAAAGCTCGTATGTTTTGATCCACACAAAGGATTCAGGtgaagaaattcagacatcattGCCAGTGACCACGTTCTGCACTAAACTGGACCAAAAATACAGTCATAATATTGCAACAATCTCACCTCAATTGGATCCACATCGTGGGCAATGACGACCAGCTGGGCCTTCTTGCtctccaccagagaggtgactgTGTTCACACCTGCAGaggaggggaaaagaaaaaaaaaaatacaaagaaattttAACAACTTACGATCTACCAACTTTGTCCAGAAAATCTCATTATTTTTTGGCCAATGCTCAGGGTTAAAAAGCTCAAAAGACATCAAGGCAAGTTTCAGGTGAAGAAATTCTGGTCATCACTGCATTGAGGCCAAGTTAGATGAGGCTAAAGTAACAAGAACAAGGTGGCTTCTAAtgtatgaataaatgaaaatgacacGTTCACAGCACAAACTAGATGTTTAAGAGCAAACCTACAGTTTACCAATTAGGCCAGTGTGttaagtaaaataataataataatcacatactaaaataattttcattaaaCGTGCAGCTTTACAGATGTGGGGCTTCATCCAGTCTATCAAACTCACCTGCACGGATAATGGGGGGTCTCTTTGTGGGGGCATCTCCCTTTCCAGTAGCCTTCTGCTCAGCACGAGCCAGCAGCCTCTGCTTCTTCTCCTGCTTGGTCTCTGGCCTGTACTTGTGAGCCAGCTTGAACAGCTGAGTGGCTGTGGAAGAACACAGTGCATTAAAATTTCAACCACCAAAGTGTGGCTACATGCTGTGTTAACTGCAGAGCAACTAGGATTTCAAACAGATGCATCAGTGATCTTGGTGGAAATGGTCCACATAACTGGTCAGATAGCAAATATTCTTTCACATCACTTGCAAAGTGAAATAGTTCTTAGAACCCACATGACAAACGCTCAAATACTCAGGTTTTTGTCAGCCTGCCATTCGAAAGAAAAACACTTGCTGGTTCTTACCAGTCTGGCGGTCCAGAGCCTGGGTGAACTGGTTGATTGCAGGGGGCACCTTCAGACGCTTGTAGAGGATGGCGCGCTGCCTCTGCAGGCGGACGTAACGAGGCCATTTCACAAAGCGTGTCAAATCACGCTTTGGTTGAATATCCTGGCCTgtagtaaacaacaacaacaacaagttaTTTATCTACCACTAAACACAGGTACATCCTCATTTTGTTGTTAACTGAATGTGCATCAGCGATCTTGGTGGGAAGATTGTCATCAATGGTATTAAGATAGCAAATATTCTTTTACATCATCTGCACCAGTACGACCGGAGCTCGCCCAAAAATGCCACCTGTGGGTACTCACCGATGCCAAAGTTCTTGGGCCTCTTCTCAAACAGGGGGTTGACTACTTTTTTGGCCTCATGCTTCTTGGCCACTGAAGGGGCCGGTGCCACCTTCTTCCCCTTAGCCTTCTTTCCCTTAGGCTGTGGAAAAGGAGCAGCATGTTACACAAGCACAAATACAGGTAATTTTGACAGCACCGATTCATATTCTATCCTAATGTGCCGTTCTGAAGTTGTAAACATGTCATTTCACATGCAAACTTTCAACACTGCTCCACTTTACTAAGCACTAACCACTACCAATGCCAACTTctctgaaaataatttttaagtCCAGCCACAATACAATAAAGCGCTGAAGCAAAATCAGAAATGAAAGTCAAATGCGAGAGCATGACTTTGCCCATGCTGCTACACCTCTACACATAAAGCATGTCATTTACCCGGAGCTAAAGACCGATCGAGGCTGCCTGGCGTACCAATAAAACCTTGAGTACTTATTACGTATTCACACATTAAATAAACACCAGAATTACTGCAAATGTGGAG carries:
- the LOC115788986 gene encoding surfeit locus protein 1, which translates into the protein MASLTLLLASSRRVLPTLKTQNRAFYPKRSFFLPRLLKPADGSFLGFGRLSSSTAAKAAEKGEDSFLKWFLLLIPATTFGLGTWQVKRRQWKLRLIDDLTRLTTADPIPLPLDPYEINNLEYRRVKVRGRYDHSRELYIMPRSPVDPEREAREAGRLSSSAETGANVITPFHCTDLGITILVNRGYVPRQKIRPETRMKGQVEDEVEVVGVVRLTEIRKPFVPNNDVEKNRWHYRDLEAMSQITGAAPIFIDADFGSTIPGGPIGGQTRVSLRNEHMQYIITWYGLCAATSYMWYTKFIKKI
- the LOC115788990 gene encoding 60S ribosomal protein L7a, with product MPKGKKAKGKKVAPAPSVAKKHEAKKVVNPLFEKRPKNFGIGQDIQPKRDLTRFVKWPRYVRLQRQRAILYKRLKVPPAINQFTQALDRQTATQLFKLAHKYRPETKQEKKQRLLARAEQKATGKGDAPTKRPPIIRAGVNTVTSLVESKKAQLVVIAHDVDPIELVVFLPALCRKMGVPYCIIKGKARLGRLVHRKTCTSLAFTQINPEDKGALAKLVEAIKTNYNDRYEEIRRHWGGNIMGPKSTARITKLEKAKAKELATKLG